A segment of the Flavobacteriales bacterium genome:
GGAGCATGCTGCGCATGTACCGTGACGCGCAGCTGCTCGGCGAGGCTCCTGCCTCGGGCACGGTGACCACCACCACGGGCACTTTCCGCATCGGCAACATGCCCATCCCGGGCTCCACGCAGATCTACCTCGACGGCCAGGTGGAAGAGGTGGGCCTCTGGGGTCGAGGGCTGACCCCGGCAGAGCTCGAATGCATCCGGCAATACGGCGCCGATACCGGCGATGATGACCTCCGGCTCTACTACAGGATGAACCAAGGCACGGCCGGCGGGAGCAATGCGGGCATCACCACGCTCACCGATGCGGCCGGCAACCTCAACGGCACGCTCTCGGGATTCGCGCTCAACGGTGCCAGCAGCAACTTCGTGCAAGGCTTGGTCCTCAGCGGAAACGTGAGCGCGCAGATCTGCCCGAATGAGACCTACGGCTTCAATGGGCAGCTGATCACCTCACCCGGCACTTACACGGCGCTGATTCCCACGCCCAACGGTTGCGACAGCACGGTGACGCTCACCCTCGCCCAGGCCACGGTGAACGTAGGCGTTACGCAGACCGGCCATGTGCTGCTGGCGCAAGCAACGGGCGCCACCTTCCAATGGATGAACTGCCTCACCGGCGCCATCATCCCCAATGCGATCAGCCCCTTGTACACGGCCACCGCCAACGGGCAGTACGCAGTGATCGTCACGCAGAACGGCTGCGTGGACACCAGCGCTTGCGTGAACGTGGTCACCGCCGGCATCGATGACCTGCGCTTGCCGATGGCGCGGGTGTGGCCGCAGCCAGCAAGCGATCAGCTGAATGTTGAATTGTCCTCGGCCGCGGTGCATGCGACTGTGCGCGTATCCGACATCCTGGGCCGCACTGTGCTCGCGCGCAGCTATGCGCAGGTGCAGCGCACAACGCTCGACGTGGCCAAGCTGCCCACTGGCGCATACC
Coding sequences within it:
- a CDS encoding T9SS type A sorting domain-containing protein → MLNRLKLAAALLAPMASFAQAQNALDFDGVNDEVLVNNASAQIANATGFSLTCWVYPAQNANWPNMEAFAGFRDNLLFDFYLLQTYGTTMEGRFRNSANQIVTLDSTAALTLNAWQFVALTFDGSMLRMYRDAQLLGEAPASGTVTTTTGTFRIGNMPIPGSTQIYLDGQVEEVGLWGRGLTPAELECIRQYGADTGDDDLRLYYRMNQGTAGGSNAGITTLTDAAGNLNGTLSGFALNGASSNFVQGLVLSGNVSAQICPNETYGFNGQLITSPGTYTALIPTPNGCDSTVTLTLAQATVNVGVTQTGHVLLAQATGATFQWMNCLTGAIIPNAISPLYTATANGQYAVIVTQNGCVDTSACVNVVTAGIDDLRLPMARVWPQPASDQLNVELSSAAVHATVRVSDILGRTVLARSYAQVQRTTLDVAKLPTGAYLMVLEAGGERRMVRFAKE